The Acidimicrobiia bacterium genomic interval ACATCCGTCCAATCTGGTGGCTGGCCCGACTGTGGTCATCATTCCCGAGTACAAACGAGCCGATCCGTCTGTGGCGCGCTCAGGGGTCAGTCTGTTTACTGCGTCGGTTCGGCGTCCCCCTCCCAACACGCTTGATCAGCGGATCAACTGTCATTCGAAGCTGCACGAGGTGATGGCACTGATTGAGGCCGTCGACGCAGGGTGTGACGAAGCGCTCATGCTCGACGTAAACGGCCATGTGGCAACCTGTAACGCTACGAACTTTTTTACCGTTGCCGACGGCCAGGTGTGGACTTCGACGGGGGAGTACTGCCTGCCCGGCATAACCCGCGGCGTTGTTATCGAGGTGTGCCAGAACGCAGGCATACCGATTCACGTCGCCGATTTCGATCTTGACCTCGTTCACGGTGCGGACGAAGCATTTGTGACCGGGACCTTCGGGGGGCTTACCCCGGTACGGTCGGTTGATGGCCATGAGTTCGCTGATGGCAGGATCGGTCCCATTACAGCCAACATTTCCGAATTGTATGAGTCGGCCGTGGCCGCCGACGTAGCTAAGCGTGGTAGCCGCGCCGGTGGTGACCGGTGACCCGCAAGATTTCAATGTGGTCCGGGCCTCGCAACATTTCTACGGCCATGATGTATTCGTTCCGACAGCGCTCTGACACTCGCGTGTATGACGAGCCGCTGTACGGGAGCTACCTGACCAGAGTCGCGGGGGTAGCGCACCCCGGGGTGCAGGAAGTCGTCGCCACCATGGACTGCGACGCCGACTCTGTGATCTCCGATATGCACGCTGAAACCGTCGACGAGGTCCGGTTCTTCAAGAATATGGCCCACCACACGGACGGCCTCGGTCTTGAGCTTCTTGGCGGACTTCAGAACTTCATCTTGTGCCGGCCCCCGGCTGATCAGTTGGTGTCGCTTGAAGCCGGGATGACCGGCGCTCCGACGCTGCGAGATACCGGCTATGAGTACCAGACTGCCATCCTGGATTGGTTGATCGACCATGGACA includes:
- a CDS encoding aminotransferase class IV, with protein sequence MPSTHQAIADERNEDILIYVDGEYARRHEAKISVFDSAFLVGDGIWEGIRLHHGQLAFLDRHLDRLFSASERTGIGLGMDRQGMSDLLYSVLARNGMTDGVHVRLMVSRGRKKTPSQHPSNLVAGPTVVIIPEYKRADPSVARSGVSLFTASVRRPPPNTLDQRINCHSKLHEVMALIEAVDAGCDEALMLDVNGHVATCNATNFFTVADGQVWTSTGEYCLPGITRGVVIEVCQNAGIPIHVADFDLDLVHGADEAFVTGTFGGLTPVRSVDGHEFADGRIGPITANISELYESAVAADVAKRGSRAGGDR
- a CDS encoding sulfotransferase family protein, with product MTRKISMWSGPRNISTAMMYSFRQRSDTRVYDEPLYGSYLTRVAGVAHPGVQEVVATMDCDADSVISDMHAETVDEVRFFKNMAHHTDGLGLELLGGLQNFILCRPPADQLVSLEAGMTGAPTLRDTGYEYQTAILDWLIDHGQEPVVVVAPSVLADPEGVLRILCEKLDLEWDPHMLEWPLGPKPEDGVWAKHWYTSVHATTGFGAPRPIRTEVPDDLLDLYRACLPQYERLLSYAISAAS